In Acinetobacter sp. TGL-Y2, a genomic segment contains:
- a CDS encoding XAC2610-related protein — translation MNFKRLLSIAALSVSCLSHAEETSRPALNSLKPLNNVRVSMQRMLKSTDERYFLSIYAGIAQPHGTLYDLSENKNIELRGTQKGHDLDLKALQIDSLEKHDIAQIMGNLNVNSGVLKSNLIDQAGTNHLVQFEPAFKVENKPLFTFKFYGVKADTEAQEQLLTRVDVIDKTNNTVAQTLTGFSAYPNSIGYLDINFDGHYDVILSDLSQDRKVTDKRYIYWMYNPKTTKYQRSPQLEKIVGFPKLQGEKQQIDFGGQRYQVNQGLLQKIE, via the coding sequence ATGAATTTCAAACGCTTACTTTCGATAGCTGCTTTATCGGTTTCTTGCTTAAGCCATGCAGAAGAGACCAGTCGCCCTGCATTGAATTCCTTAAAACCATTGAACAACGTGCGCGTTTCCATGCAGCGCATGTTGAAATCGACAGATGAACGCTATTTCCTCAGCATCTATGCGGGCATTGCTCAGCCACACGGAACGCTGTATGACCTGAGTGAAAACAAGAATATTGAGTTGCGTGGGACACAAAAAGGTCATGACCTCGACTTAAAAGCGTTGCAAATCGACTCGCTCGAAAAACATGATATTGCGCAAATTATGGGAAACCTCAATGTGAATTCAGGAGTGCTCAAGTCAAACCTGATTGATCAAGCAGGAACGAACCATCTTGTGCAGTTTGAGCCAGCATTTAAAGTTGAAAATAAACCTTTGTTCACTTTTAAATTTTATGGGGTAAAAGCCGATACCGAAGCACAAGAGCAATTACTGACTCGTGTCGATGTGATAGATAAAACCAACAACACCGTTGCGCAAACACTGACCGGATTTTCAGCTTATCCCAACAGTATTGGCTATCTGGATATTAATTTTGATGGTCATTATGACGTGATTTTGTCAGATCTGTCTCAAGATCGTAAAGTCACGGATAAGCGCTATATTTACTGGATGTATAACCCTAAAACCACCAAATATCAGCGTTCACCACAGCTTGAAAAAATCGTGGGCTTTCCAAAGTTACAGGGTGAAAAACAGCAGATTGATTTTGGTGGTCAGCGATACCAAGTCAATCAAGGGTTGCTACAAAAAATTGAATAA
- the iscX gene encoding Fe-S cluster assembly protein IscX, whose product MGLRWTDTLDIAVELYEAHPDVDPQWIRFTDLHAWVCALPDFSDDPTKSTEGLLEGIQMAWIDEAR is encoded by the coding sequence ATGGGCTTACGTTGGACGGATACCTTAGATATCGCCGTTGAATTATATGAAGCGCATCCAGATGTAGATCCGCAGTGGATTCGTTTTACAGACCTACATGCATGGGTTTGTGCGTTGCCTGATTTTAGTGATGATCCTACAAAATCGACTGAAGGTCTGCTTGAAGGGATTCAAATGGCATGGATTGACGAAGCACGTTAA
- a CDS encoding glycosyltransferase family 4 protein, with amino-acid sequence MDTALSRQRRLFENNRFHFKRQNHADSEVQVVEGLVRARLKIAIVTETWPPELNGVALSLLQICKGLQRLGHKILLIRPDQKQKCLDFAPNKECLVTGQVIPKYTQMQFGWPQYRKVSKAFDEFMPDIVHVVTEGPLGLAVLQSAKSKNIPISSGFHSAFQDFSRFYDLAFLVKPIQHYLKWFHNNTQLTCVPSQDTAQAILDFGVTCPIEVIKTGVDVEKFSPVFKSSAQRRKWGACENTTVMLYVGRISPEKEIQLLIDTYISMRREPERKLKLVIVGEGPDRVRLEKYSQTAGVIFTGSLTGNVLAEVFASADVFVFASQVETFGNVILEAMASALPVVAYDYAAAKLHLDANTAWLCPLGQKQNFIQNMQQLPNNKTLHAMGQQAMKNVQSVGWNHCVQQLEQAFYRVVQETEITA; translated from the coding sequence ATGGACACTGCATTATCTAGACAAAGAAGATTATTTGAAAACAATCGGTTTCATTTCAAACGTCAAAATCATGCGGATTCAGAAGTACAGGTGGTTGAAGGCCTTGTTCGAGCAAGATTAAAAATCGCGATCGTCACCGAAACGTGGCCACCGGAGCTAAACGGTGTGGCGCTTTCCTTACTTCAGATTTGTAAAGGCTTACAGCGTCTGGGTCATAAAATTTTACTGATCAGACCTGATCAAAAACAAAAATGCTTAGATTTCGCCCCCAACAAAGAATGCTTGGTTACGGGACAGGTGATTCCCAAATACACTCAAATGCAATTTGGTTGGCCGCAGTATCGAAAAGTCTCGAAGGCTTTTGATGAATTTATGCCAGACATTGTGCATGTGGTGACCGAAGGCCCACTTGGTTTGGCAGTGCTGCAATCTGCAAAATCTAAAAATATTCCTATCAGTAGCGGCTTTCACTCAGCTTTTCAAGATTTCAGTCGGTTTTATGATTTGGCTTTTTTGGTCAAGCCGATTCAACATTATTTAAAGTGGTTTCATAACAATACTCAGCTCACATGTGTACCCAGTCAAGACACGGCACAGGCCATTCTGGATTTTGGAGTGACTTGCCCGATTGAGGTGATTAAAACAGGTGTAGATGTAGAGAAATTCTCACCGGTTTTTAAGTCAAGCGCACAACGACGAAAATGGGGTGCATGTGAAAATACCACAGTGATGCTTTATGTCGGGCGCATCTCTCCTGAAAAAGAAATACAACTGTTAATAGACACGTACATCAGTATGCGCCGTGAACCTGAAAGAAAACTAAAGCTAGTGATTGTGGGAGAAGGTCCAGATCGAGTGCGACTGGAAAAATATAGCCAGACGGCAGGTGTGATTTTCACAGGCAGTTTAACTGGTAATGTACTTGCGGAAGTTTTCGCCAGTGCAGATGTGTTTGTGTTTGCCAGTCAAGTGGAAACCTTTGGCAATGTGATATTGGAAGCGATGGCAAGTGCATTGCCCGTAGTGGCCTATGATTATGCCGCAGCAAAACTACATTTGGATGCAAACACTGCATGGCTCTGTCCTTTGGGGCAGAAACAGAATTTTATACAAAATATGCAGCAACTACCGAACAATAAAACCTTGCATGCCATGGGACAGCAAGCCATGAAAAACGTCCAAAGTGTTGGATGGAATCACTGTGTTCAACAGCTTGAGCAGGCATTTTATCGTGTCGTACAGGAGACTGAGATTACGGCATAA
- a CDS encoding S8 family peptidase, translated as MKANKILAICVGALLFSNADAASLDSAHYKNLKVDARQKVEKAHINLEALLSNTSNDLIVELKDPAINVTFGQQKRNQIADDKTRFKSAYKQLPGLTVLRDYNSLPITTYRISNQDTLVKLLNDPEVKAVYPNLINKASGDLESLPLIGQPQAAVKGFDGAGTSVVIADSGLDYRHADFGNCTAVATPSTCRVIQNFDTALADNQLDDSVKHGTNVAGIVANVAPKAKLIGIDVFRGNGAYDSDVIAAVNWAINNAQTYNIKAINLSLGTPGRQFTNECNSSYTTAFANARNSGVVPVVAAGNDGFTNGVSTPACTPGAVRVGAVYDSNLGGVSWSNCTDYATAADKVTCFSNSGNLLTLLAPGSSIVAAGVTQSGTSQASPHVAGVIAVLRSNKVSPQESVDQTIKRLQTTGKPITDHRNGVLTSRINLLAATAALSVVN; from the coding sequence ATGAAAGCCAATAAAATACTCGCGATTTGTGTAGGCGCATTGCTGTTTTCAAATGCGGATGCCGCCTCACTAGACAGCGCACACTATAAAAATCTAAAGGTCGATGCTCGACAAAAAGTTGAAAAAGCACATATTAATCTGGAGGCTTTGCTGAGCAACACATCCAATGATTTGATTGTTGAATTAAAAGATCCTGCAATCAATGTCACTTTTGGGCAGCAGAAAAGAAATCAAATTGCAGATGATAAAACCCGATTTAAAAGTGCCTACAAACAGTTGCCTGGTCTGACGGTACTTAGAGATTATAATAGCCTGCCGATTACCACTTATCGCATCAGTAATCAGGATACTTTGGTTAAATTATTAAATGATCCAGAGGTCAAAGCGGTTTATCCCAATTTAATCAATAAAGCGAGTGGCGACTTAGAAAGCTTACCATTGATTGGCCAGCCACAGGCGGCGGTCAAAGGTTTTGATGGAGCGGGAACCAGTGTGGTGATTGCGGACTCGGGTTTGGATTATCGGCATGCTGATTTTGGTAACTGTACTGCAGTTGCAACCCCGTCCACCTGTCGGGTCATTCAAAACTTTGATACAGCTCTTGCGGACAACCAACTCGATGACAGTGTAAAACATGGAACCAATGTGGCAGGAATTGTGGCCAATGTCGCACCCAAAGCCAAATTGATTGGGATTGATGTTTTTAGAGGCAATGGCGCTTATGATTCAGATGTTATTGCTGCAGTAAATTGGGCCATCAATAACGCACAAACTTACAATATCAAAGCCATCAATCTGAGTTTGGGGACGCCAGGTCGACAGTTCACCAATGAGTGTAATAGTTCTTACACAACCGCATTTGCCAATGCACGAAATTCAGGGGTAGTACCTGTCGTTGCAGCGGGTAACGATGGATTCACCAATGGTGTATCGACACCAGCCTGTACGCCTGGTGCAGTTCGTGTTGGGGCTGTGTATGATTCAAACCTTGGTGGTGTGAGCTGGTCAAACTGTACCGATTATGCCACTGCCGCGGATAAGGTCACTTGTTTTAGCAATAGTGGAAACCTATTAACTTTACTTGCACCTGGTTCTTCAATTGTGGCTGCAGGTGTCACGCAAAGTGGTACATCTCAAGCTTCTCCGCATGTAGCAGGGGTGATCGCAGTCCTCAGATCCAACAAAGTGTCGCCACAAGAAAGTGTCGATCAAACCATTAAGCGTCTGCAAACCACAGGGAAACCGATTACGGATCACCGAAATGGTGTCCTAACCTCTAGAATTAATTTGTTGGCAGCAACTGCAGCCCTGAGTGTTGTAAATTAG
- a CDS encoding glycosyltransferase family 4 protein — MMGIIKAIYTKQKQYLESQLESQFFRKMNKTQFQLLRPSHNVQLNARKLAPQILRPTHLKITIVTETWAPEINGVANSLLNLCLGLQSWGHQIQLIRPKPKQQCMRFKPEKECWVRAQAIPKYPTLQFGWPQISKISNALDDFQPDIVHIVTEGPLGCASLFVAKSKGIPISSGFHSAFQEFSRYFEFPLLVKPIARYLTWFHNRTQITCVPSQDTAVDLKNMGVRGRLQVVGRGVDTQLFSSNKRSHAVRASWGVSEQTRVLLSVGRLSPEKEVGLIIETYKKMFDQGIQNMVLVIVGDGPDRVHLEKLAGAARVIFTGSLVGEALAQVYASADVFVFPSQVETFGNVVLEALASGLPVLAYDYACAKLHVRPEQTGWLIPFGNQSAFILALYGLPEQSVLQRMGQQAEQEVATAGWRQPIQDFESALYIAVEHLHAHKKLKS; from the coding sequence TTGATGGGAATCATTAAGGCTATATATACAAAACAAAAACAATACCTAGAATCACAATTGGAATCACAATTTTTTAGAAAAATGAATAAAACGCAATTTCAACTGTTGAGGCCATCTCACAACGTTCAGCTGAACGCTCGAAAGTTAGCACCGCAGATCTTAAGGCCTACGCATTTAAAAATAACGATAGTCACTGAAACTTGGGCACCAGAAATTAATGGGGTTGCAAATTCGCTGTTAAATTTATGCTTAGGCTTACAGTCTTGGGGACATCAGATTCAACTGATTCGACCCAAGCCGAAACAGCAATGTATGCGTTTTAAGCCAGAGAAAGAATGCTGGGTCAGGGCCCAAGCCATACCTAAATATCCAACATTACAATTTGGATGGCCTCAAATTTCCAAAATCTCAAATGCACTCGATGACTTTCAGCCAGATATCGTTCATATCGTGACGGAAGGGCCTTTGGGTTGTGCCAGTCTATTTGTCGCAAAGTCAAAAGGTATTCCAATATCAAGTGGTTTTCATTCCGCCTTTCAAGAGTTTAGCCGATATTTTGAGTTTCCATTATTGGTAAAACCCATTGCTCGATACCTGACATGGTTTCATAATCGAACCCAGATCACTTGCGTACCCAGTCAAGATACAGCTGTTGATTTGAAAAATATGGGAGTGCGAGGTCGGCTCCAAGTGGTCGGGCGTGGTGTGGATACCCAGCTTTTTAGTTCAAATAAACGATCACATGCTGTTAGGGCATCGTGGGGTGTTTCTGAGCAAACGCGAGTCTTACTTTCAGTCGGACGTTTATCCCCCGAAAAAGAAGTTGGATTGATCATAGAAACGTATAAAAAGATGTTCGATCAAGGCATTCAAAACATGGTGTTGGTGATTGTTGGTGATGGCCCTGATCGTGTCCATTTGGAAAAATTAGCAGGGGCGGCTCGGGTTATTTTTACAGGGAGTTTAGTTGGGGAAGCGTTAGCACAAGTGTATGCAAGTGCAGATGTTTTTGTTTTTCCGAGTCAAGTAGAAACCTTTGGGAATGTGGTATTAGAAGCATTGGCGAGTGGTTTACCTGTGCTTGCTTATGACTATGCGTGTGCCAAATTACACGTTAGACCTGAGCAAACAGGGTGGTTGATTCCGTTTGGAAACCAATCTGCGTTTATCCTTGCCTTATATGGTCTTCCTGAACAATCGGTTTTACAAAGAATGGGTCAACAGGCTGAGCAAGAAGTGGCTACAGCAGGATGGCGACAACCGATTCAGGATTTTGAGTCAGCGTTGTATATTGCCGTTGAGCATTTGCATGCTCATAAAAAGCTAAAAAGCTAA
- a CDS encoding phosphatase PAP2 family protein produces the protein MNFKNTKIRILDLDLKGCLYLNHFSHRQNIALFFKVISRLGDGAFWYAMLSIVWVMQGIAYSLQIVYLLVGSSLGTGIYKLLKTKTTRPRPYQVHQVIHLGERPLDHFSFPSGHTLHAVMATVVFGSIQPMLLLLMLPFTVLVALSRMVLGLHYPTDVIVGALIGASVASAIILAAPFFHILL, from the coding sequence ATGAACTTTAAAAATACCAAAATAAGAATATTGGATCTAGACCTTAAAGGTTGTCTTTACCTGAATCACTTCTCACACCGTCAAAACATCGCACTATTTTTCAAAGTCATCAGCCGTTTAGGCGATGGTGCATTTTGGTATGCCATGCTGTCCATTGTTTGGGTGATGCAAGGCATAGCGTACAGTCTGCAAATTGTATATTTGCTGGTGGGTTCATCGCTCGGTACAGGTATATATAAACTGCTTAAAACCAAGACTACGCGACCCCGACCTTATCAAGTCCATCAAGTGATTCATTTGGGTGAGCGACCACTGGATCATTTTAGTTTTCCCTCAGGTCATACCTTACACGCCGTTATGGCAACCGTGGTGTTTGGTTCTATTCAACCCATGTTACTGCTACTGATGTTGCCTTTTACGGTATTGGTGGCACTGTCGCGTATGGTTTTAGGGCTGCATTATCCCACGGATGTCATTGTCGGTGCGTTGATCGGTGCAAGTGTGGCTAGCGCCATTATTTTGGCTGCGCCTTTTTTTCATATTCTGCTTTAA